In a single window of the Natronosalvus caseinilyticus genome:
- the gatE gene encoding Glu-tRNA(Gln) amidotransferase subunit GatE, with product MTADYDYEALGLVAGLEIHQQLDTATKLFCACPTDLREPEESARRFTRYLHPTRSELGELDEAALEESRVEREFTYLAYDSTCLVEEDDEPPHRLDEEALETALEVAQLMDMTPVDQANVMRKIVVDGSNTSGFQRSTLVATGGSIETTAGDVGIEDMMLEEESAQRVEETDDGVTYSLDRLGIPLVEIGTAPDVRSPEQAQEAAERIGMLLRSTGKVKRGLGTIRQDVNVSIADGARVEIKGVQSLDDIADIVRTEVGRQAELVSIRDELEAREAAVHDPQDVTAVFEDTDSGVVAGALNDGGSVFGVRLEGFDGLVGRDIAPDRRLGTEFSDHAKRHGAGGIFHTDELPAYGVTDDEVAALRDAVDASNEDAVAIVAAATEVAESAIDAVADRARTALEGVPEETRGANQDGSTRYLRPLPGAARMYPETDVPPVEPDPSEVPEPELLTEKVERYQAEYDLDAGLAEQVAYGTHMPLFERVVADGVDSTFAATTLESTLTELHRDDVPVENLSDDHLETVFAMAEDGDLAREGVPDLLAALADEPDRDPQAVAEEAGLGSAAEDDVREAVLEVVERNADQVESEGMQAFSGLMGECMGALRGKADGDLVSQVLREEIQKRS from the coding sequence ATGACTGCGGATTACGACTACGAGGCGCTCGGTCTCGTCGCCGGACTCGAGATTCACCAGCAACTCGATACGGCGACGAAACTGTTCTGTGCGTGTCCGACCGACCTGCGCGAACCCGAGGAATCGGCCCGCCGGTTCACCCGCTACCTCCACCCGACCCGGAGCGAACTCGGCGAACTCGACGAGGCCGCCCTCGAGGAGAGTCGGGTCGAACGGGAGTTCACCTACCTCGCGTACGACAGCACCTGTCTCGTCGAGGAGGACGACGAACCGCCCCACCGCCTCGACGAGGAGGCCCTCGAGACGGCTCTCGAAGTCGCCCAGTTGATGGACATGACGCCGGTCGACCAGGCGAACGTGATGCGAAAAATCGTCGTCGACGGCTCGAACACCTCGGGCTTCCAGCGCTCGACGCTCGTCGCCACCGGGGGGTCGATCGAGACGACCGCGGGCGACGTCGGCATCGAGGACATGATGCTCGAGGAAGAGAGCGCCCAGCGCGTCGAGGAGACCGACGACGGCGTGACGTACAGCCTCGACCGCCTCGGCATTCCACTGGTCGAGATCGGCACGGCACCGGACGTCCGTTCGCCAGAACAGGCCCAGGAAGCGGCCGAGCGCATCGGGATGTTGCTACGCTCGACCGGGAAGGTCAAGCGCGGCCTGGGAACGATCCGCCAGGACGTCAATGTCTCCATCGCCGACGGCGCTCGCGTCGAGATCAAGGGCGTCCAGAGCCTCGACGACATCGCTGACATCGTCCGTACCGAGGTCGGGCGCCAGGCCGAACTGGTTTCGATCCGCGACGAACTCGAGGCTCGCGAGGCCGCGGTCCACGATCCACAAGACGTGACGGCGGTCTTCGAGGACACCGACAGCGGCGTCGTCGCCGGGGCGCTAAACGACGGCGGGTCCGTCTTCGGGGTCCGCCTCGAAGGGTTCGACGGCCTCGTCGGCCGCGATATCGCCCCCGACCGCCGCCTCGGAACCGAGTTCTCCGACCACGCGAAACGCCACGGCGCGGGCGGCATCTTCCACACCGACGAACTGCCGGCCTACGGCGTGACCGACGACGAGGTTGCGGCGCTCCGCGACGCAGTGGATGCGTCGAACGAGGACGCCGTGGCCATCGTCGCCGCCGCGACGGAGGTCGCAGAATCCGCCATCGACGCCGTCGCCGACCGGGCGCGGACGGCCCTCGAGGGCGTTCCCGAAGAAACCCGCGGCGCGAACCAGGACGGGTCGACGCGCTACCTCCGCCCGCTCCCGGGCGCGGCCCGGATGTACCCCGAGACGGACGTGCCGCCGGTCGAACCCGATCCGAGCGAGGTTCCCGAACCCGAACTCCTGACCGAGAAGGTCGAGCGCTACCAGGCCGAGTACGACCTCGACGCTGGCCTCGCCGAACAGGTCGCCTACGGCACCCACATGCCGCTATTCGAGCGCGTCGTCGCCGACGGCGTCGATTCGACCTTCGCCGCGACGACCCTCGAGTCGACGCTCACGGAACTACACCGAGACGACGTGCCGGTCGAGAACCTCTCCGACGATCACCTCGAGACCGTCTTCGCGATGGCCGAGGACGGCGACCTGGCGAGAGAGGGCGTGCCGGATCTCCTCGCGGCGCTCGCGGACGAACCCGACCGGGATCCGCAGGCCGTCGCCGAGGAGGCTGGCCTCGGGTCGGCCGCCGAGGACGACGTCCGCGAGGCCGTCCTCGAGGTCGTCGAGCGAAACGCCGATCAGGTCGAGAGTGAGGGCATGCAGGCGTTCTCGGGGCTCATGGGCGAGTGCATGGGCGCCCTGCGCGGGAAGGCCGACGGCGACCTCGTGAGCCAGGTGCTGCGCGAGGAGATTCAGAAGCGTTCCTGA
- a CDS encoding RNA methyltransferase, producing MTDDPRTPSPETGERGRRNPPAVAVVDAQTPGNVGTIARAMKNFGFSELLLVDPPVLDPDGEAYGFAGHAREDVLPNAREVSFDALVEERHTIGTTAITNEDDHHHVRFPFSTPAELADRLEGVAADTVIVFGREGVGLTNAELARMDEVCSIPASAEYPVLNLGQAATITLYELRTLALGPDDVQLPDLERVRADEPSLERLYDQWEALLAEINHPEEKRAKTMRMLRRLHGRADPTVQEVNTLLGVLRRATERPDREGN from the coding sequence ATGACCGACGACCCGCGAACGCCTTCGCCTGAAACCGGTGAGAGGGGTCGTCGAAATCCGCCCGCCGTCGCCGTCGTCGACGCCCAGACCCCCGGTAACGTCGGCACTATCGCTCGAGCGATGAAGAACTTCGGCTTCTCGGAGCTGCTGCTCGTCGACCCGCCCGTACTCGACCCCGATGGGGAGGCCTACGGCTTCGCCGGCCACGCGCGCGAGGACGTCCTTCCAAACGCGCGAGAGGTGTCGTTCGACGCCCTCGTCGAGGAACGCCACACTATCGGCACCACGGCGATCACTAACGAGGACGATCACCACCACGTTCGCTTTCCGTTCTCGACGCCCGCGGAACTGGCCGATCGCCTCGAGGGCGTCGCCGCCGACACCGTCATCGTCTTCGGCCGCGAAGGCGTCGGCCTGACGAACGCGGAACTCGCCCGCATGGACGAAGTCTGCTCGATACCCGCCAGCGCCGAGTACCCGGTACTCAACCTCGGCCAGGCCGCGACCATCACGCTCTACGAGCTCCGGACGCTCGCGCTCGGACCCGACGACGTTCAACTTCCCGACCTCGAGCGCGTCCGGGCCGACGAACCGTCGCTCGAGCGGCTGTACGACCAGTGGGAAGCCCTGCTGGCGGAGATCAACCACCCCGAGGAGAAGCGGGCGAAGACGATGCGGATGCTCCGGCGACTCCACGGTCGAGCCGATCCAACGGTTCAGGAGGTCAACACCCTGCTCGGCGTGTTGCGCCGGGCGACCGAGCGCCCGGACCGCGAGGGGAACTGA
- a CDS encoding DoxX family protein — MSTNTFNRLESRYGGITLEGHPHALSAWFVVALRFVIGGMILFAGLGKVSEWPFDASGYLVHGVDAASPVSGLYASMAANAALMDVINVAIPVTQVLIGLALIVGAFVRLAALGGALQMTAFYLGGWEGDVLALFDSTLIYAVVFLTIAAFGAGRILGLDRYLEQLEIRGEALVERYPPMRYLLG; from the coding sequence ATGTCAACTAACACGTTCAACCGGCTCGAAAGCCGCTACGGCGGTATCACTCTCGAAGGCCACCCCCACGCCCTGTCGGCGTGGTTCGTCGTCGCCCTTCGGTTCGTCATCGGCGGCATGATCCTGTTCGCCGGTCTCGGGAAGGTCAGCGAGTGGCCGTTCGACGCGAGCGGTTACCTCGTCCACGGCGTCGACGCGGCCAGCCCCGTCAGCGGGCTCTACGCCTCGATGGCGGCCAACGCCGCGCTGATGGACGTCATCAACGTCGCCATCCCGGTGACTCAGGTCCTGATCGGCCTCGCACTCATCGTGGGCGCGTTCGTCAGGCTGGCGGCCCTCGGCGGCGCGCTCCAGATGACCGCCTTCTACCTCGGCGGATGGGAAGGCGACGTCCTCGCGCTGTTCGACTCGACGCTGATCTACGCGGTCGTCTTCCTGACGATCGCCGCCTTCGGCGCTGGCCGCATCCTCGGCCTCGACCGCTACCTCGAGCAGCTCGAGATTCGCGGCGAAGCGCTCGTCGAGCGGTACCCGCCGATGCGGTACCTGCTGGGCTGA
- the folP gene encoding dihydropteroate synthase, whose protein sequence is MDSVDAAGLGIGDEYPPRIMGVLNVSEESPYDPSVFDDPEEAARYVDEELVGEGADIVDVGLESANKRFDVLSAAEELDRLHVALETIDRVSGDAVFSIETRYAAVADEALASGFDMVNDICGFADPEMPAVCREHDAAVVKMASPPDLERPGAVEETDWSARKSPEWVESADYVDQIYEALKQNGLTAKTIVDPAFGGWSEAKTLAHDRETFRRLREFRALGRPMLVSINRKNFLGDLVGRDTEGRLPASLAATALAVERGAHVVRTHDVAETRDAARIGKAFTDREQVLEDGVRVTRLEVESTRDLRAHLREGGVDPSLAHEMFNQVLEIDGLTPSKRERVGELAHDTGATPVELSDGRMLLCASADQLSGIFARLEGSDDETEGAWNAVRRVLE, encoded by the coding sequence ATGGACAGCGTCGACGCCGCGGGACTGGGCATCGGAGACGAGTACCCGCCACGGATCATGGGCGTGCTGAACGTCAGCGAGGAGTCGCCGTACGATCCGAGCGTGTTCGACGATCCCGAAGAGGCGGCCCGGTACGTCGACGAAGAACTCGTCGGCGAGGGTGCGGACATCGTCGACGTCGGCCTCGAGTCGGCGAACAAGCGCTTCGACGTGCTCAGCGCAGCGGAGGAACTCGATCGCCTCCACGTCGCTCTCGAGACGATCGATCGCGTCTCCGGGGACGCCGTGTTCTCGATCGAGACGCGCTACGCCGCGGTCGCCGACGAGGCCCTCGCGAGCGGATTCGATATGGTCAACGACATCTGCGGGTTCGCCGACCCCGAGATGCCCGCGGTCTGCCGGGAGCACGACGCAGCCGTCGTGAAGATGGCGAGCCCGCCGGACCTCGAGCGACCCGGCGCCGTCGAGGAGACCGACTGGAGCGCCCGGAAGTCGCCCGAGTGGGTCGAGTCGGCCGACTACGTCGACCAGATCTACGAGGCGCTGAAGCAGAACGGGCTGACCGCAAAGACCATCGTCGACCCCGCTTTCGGCGGCTGGAGCGAGGCGAAGACGCTCGCACACGACCGGGAGACGTTTCGCCGGCTTCGCGAGTTTCGCGCCCTCGGCCGACCGATGCTGGTCTCGATCAACCGGAAGAACTTCCTCGGCGACCTCGTCGGGCGCGATACGGAGGGGCGACTCCCCGCGAGCCTCGCGGCGACCGCGCTGGCCGTCGAGCGCGGGGCCCACGTCGTCCGAACGCACGACGTGGCGGAGACGCGCGATGCCGCACGCATCGGGAAGGCGTTCACCGACCGCGAGCAGGTACTGGAAGACGGTGTTCGCGTCACTCGGCTCGAGGTCGAGTCGACGCGCGACCTCAGAGCGCACCTTCGCGAGGGTGGGGTCGATCCGTCGCTGGCCCACGAAATGTTTAATCAGGTTCTCGAAATCGACGGCCTCACGCCATCGAAACGCGAACGAGTCGGCGAATTGGCACACGATACGGGCGCAACCCCGGTCGAATTGTCTGACGGGCGTATGCTGTTGTGCGCGTCTGCCGATCAACTATCCGGGATTTTCGCGCGCCTCGAGGGCTCAGACGACGAAACCGAAGGCGCCTGGAACGCCGTCAGACGGGTGCTCGAGTAA
- a CDS encoding 6-hydroxymethylpterin diphosphokinase MptE-like protein: MDYHEWEPVYDAILRDFGFDRAADERARDVLAGLTSPFDLERLAFVSGARAVVAGAGPSLETDVALETARAAEVVIAASTAVDVLEAAGVEVDCMVTDLDKNPETVERLTHHETPVVVHAHGDNVPALRTVVPECDRKFVLPTTQAEPAGPVRNFGGFTDGDRAAFLADHLEAGRLGFVGWDFDDPSVDAVKSKKLAWAERLLYWIERRRDETFSVLDGRRDGIDVRALPLE; encoded by the coding sequence ATGGACTATCACGAGTGGGAACCGGTATACGACGCTATTCTCAGGGACTTCGGATTCGATCGGGCCGCCGACGAGCGCGCTCGCGACGTGCTCGCGGGGCTCACCTCACCCTTCGACCTCGAGCGACTCGCGTTCGTCAGCGGAGCCCGGGCCGTCGTCGCCGGAGCGGGACCGTCTCTCGAGACCGACGTGGCCCTCGAGACGGCTCGAGCGGCCGAGGTCGTGATCGCGGCCTCGACGGCGGTGGACGTACTCGAGGCCGCCGGCGTCGAGGTCGATTGCATGGTAACCGATCTCGACAAGAATCCGGAGACCGTCGAACGGCTCACCCACCACGAAACCCCGGTGGTCGTCCACGCGCACGGCGACAACGTTCCCGCCCTTCGAACCGTGGTCCCCGAGTGCGACCGGAAGTTCGTCCTGCCGACAACGCAGGCCGAACCGGCTGGACCCGTCCGCAACTTCGGCGGCTTCACCGACGGCGACCGGGCGGCGTTTCTCGCGGACCACCTCGAGGCTGGTCGGTTGGGATTCGTCGGCTGGGATTTCGACGACCCGTCCGTGGACGCGGTGAAATCGAAAAAGCTTGCGTGGGCCGAGCGGTTACTCTACTGGATCGAGCGTCGTCGCGACGAGACCTTTTCGGTGCTCGACGGCCGTCGTGACGGAATCGACGTACGGGCGCTGCCGCTCGAGTAA
- a CDS encoding substrate-binding domain-containing protein, which yields MPIQRRRFLAVAGSAAAAGVAGCFASGDSEHDGAEIAGETLTLATTTSTDDTGLLAALNEPFEERFGATVHTVAKGTGAALETARNGDADVVMVHARSLEDEFLEDGYGVNRRDLMFNDFVIVGGSDDPAGIDGSGDVNAALSAIAETESTFVSRGDNSGTHTKEKQLWADAGIEPAESGEWYVETGSGMGEALTRTNEMGGYTLADRGTYLSMKSEIDLEIHVQGPVEDGPESLMNPYGIVAVNPAVHENVAYDLTMAYIGFLTSLEGQEIIEGYTVSDEQLFFPEAFAEEPNFEQYVPTAWQSSSGDSSSGSSNGSTDQE from the coding sequence ATGCCGATACAACGCCGTCGGTTCCTGGCCGTCGCCGGATCCGCCGCGGCGGCCGGCGTCGCCGGCTGTTTCGCGAGCGGCGATTCGGAACACGACGGGGCCGAGATCGCCGGCGAAACCCTTACGCTGGCGACGACGACCAGCACCGACGACACGGGGCTTCTGGCTGCGCTGAACGAACCGTTCGAGGAGCGCTTCGGCGCAACTGTCCACACCGTCGCCAAGGGAACCGGGGCGGCCCTCGAGACGGCGCGAAACGGTGACGCCGACGTCGTCATGGTCCACGCACGCTCGCTCGAGGACGAGTTCCTCGAGGACGGCTACGGAGTCAACCGACGTGACCTCATGTTCAACGACTTCGTCATCGTCGGCGGGAGCGACGATCCGGCGGGGATCGACGGTAGCGGCGACGTGAATGCCGCGCTCTCGGCCATCGCCGAGACCGAATCTACGTTCGTCTCTCGAGGCGATAACTCGGGAACCCACACGAAGGAGAAGCAACTGTGGGCGGACGCGGGCATCGAACCCGCCGAGAGCGGCGAGTGGTACGTCGAAACGGGGTCGGGGATGGGCGAGGCGCTGACCCGAACGAACGAGATGGGCGGGTACACCCTGGCCGACAGGGGGACCTACCTCTCGATGAAGTCCGAGATCGACCTCGAGATCCATGTCCAGGGGCCGGTCGAGGACGGGCCGGAGTCCCTGATGAACCCCTACGGAATCGTCGCGGTGAACCCGGCCGTCCACGAGAACGTGGCCTACGACCTCACGATGGCCTACATCGGCTTCCTGACGAGCCTCGAGGGCCAGGAGATCATCGAGGGGTACACCGTCTCGGACGAGCAGTTGTTCTTCCCCGAGGCGTTCGCCGAGGAGCCAAACTTCGAGCAGTACGTGCCGACGGCCTGGCAGTCGTCGTCCGGCGACTCGTCCAGCGGTTCGTCTAACGGGTCGACCGACCAGGAGTGA
- a CDS encoding ABC transporter permease, which translates to MSELPLEAVSTPAVAFPFEWHYVRSIIEVSLYVSTAAVLVSTFLSLPIALALGFTSFRGKGLLTSIITTGMGFPSVVVGLVVLFGVSNQGPLGPLELAFTPEAMILSQIVLAMPVITGVSLAAVSSVDDGVRDAAFAMGGTRLDVAIVTIREARYGIATAVLAGFGRAISEVGGVLIVGGNIVVSGESYTRTLTTAIQLEARQGRYETAMILGGVLVALVLLVNALVLRLGDSGGGRYR; encoded by the coding sequence ATGAGCGAACTGCCACTCGAGGCCGTGTCGACCCCGGCCGTCGCGTTCCCCTTCGAGTGGCACTACGTGAGGAGCATCATCGAGGTCTCCCTGTACGTCAGCACCGCCGCCGTCCTCGTGAGCACGTTTCTCAGCCTGCCCATCGCGCTCGCGCTGGGATTCACGTCGTTTCGCGGAAAGGGCCTGCTCACCTCGATTATCACCACCGGAATGGGCTTTCCGAGCGTCGTCGTCGGACTCGTCGTGCTCTTCGGGGTCTCGAACCAGGGGCCACTCGGCCCGCTCGAGCTCGCCTTCACGCCGGAGGCGATGATCCTCTCCCAGATCGTCCTCGCGATGCCGGTCATCACCGGCGTCAGCCTCGCGGCGGTCTCGAGCGTCGACGACGGCGTTCGCGACGCGGCGTTCGCCATGGGCGGCACCCGGCTCGACGTGGCCATCGTGACGATCAGGGAGGCCCGCTACGGCATCGCGACGGCCGTCCTCGCCGGATTTGGCCGGGCGATCAGCGAGGTTGGCGGGGTGCTCATCGTCGGTGGGAACATCGTCGTCTCCGGGGAGTCGTACACGCGGACGCTCACGACGGCGATCCAGCTCGAGGCCCGTCAGGGCCGGTACGAGACGGCGATGATCCTCGGTGGCGTGCTGGTCGCGCTCGTCTTGCTCGTGAACGCGCTGGTACTTCGGCTGGGTGATAGCGGGGGTGGACGGTACCGATGA
- a CDS encoding amino acid ABC transporter ATP-binding protein, producing MRAADGAGSTGGTGGKDGTDETDETDGPNATNATNAPRTPIEARSVSHGYGCERVLEDVTLSVAPGEVVALIGPSGVGKTTLLRLLALFERPDDGTIRHGGEDVWANSNGERLDHRRRVGMVFQEPNLFDASVRQNVAYGLRVRQGWLERVRRGFASIFGRTSTSPAVAHALEVVGLSSYADRDVDSLSGGEAQRVAFARALAYDPDVLVLDEPTSELDPRNTAILEDAVRTARANGIGVALATHDMHQARRVADRVGLLLDDGIVEIDETETIFEDPTDDRTRQFIRGDLVY from the coding sequence ATGAGGGCGGCAGATGGGGCGGGCTCGACGGGTGGAACGGGCGGGAAAGACGGAACGGACGAAACGGACGAGACAGACGGACCGAACGCGACGAACGCGACGAACGCACCGAGGACACCCATCGAGGCTCGCAGCGTCTCCCACGGCTACGGCTGCGAACGCGTCCTCGAGGACGTCACCCTCTCGGTCGCCCCCGGCGAGGTCGTCGCGCTCATCGGCCCCTCGGGCGTCGGAAAGACGACGCTGTTGCGACTGCTCGCCCTCTTCGAGCGGCCCGACGACGGGACGATTCGTCACGGCGGCGAGGACGTCTGGGCGAACAGTAACGGCGAGCGTCTCGACCACCGGCGACGCGTCGGCATGGTGTTCCAGGAGCCGAATCTGTTCGACGCGAGCGTCCGGCAGAACGTCGCCTACGGATTGCGCGTTCGACAGGGGTGGCTCGAACGGGTCCGACGCGGGTTCGCCTCGATCTTCGGACGCACGTCGACGTCCCCGGCCGTTGCGCATGCCCTCGAGGTCGTCGGCCTCTCCTCGTACGCCGACCGCGACGTCGACTCGCTCTCGGGTGGCGAGGCCCAGCGCGTCGCGTTCGCTCGAGCGCTCGCGTACGATCCGGACGTCCTCGTCCTCGACGAACCCACGTCGGAACTCGACCCCCGGAACACGGCGATCCTCGAGGACGCCGTCCGGACGGCCCGCGCGAACGGTATCGGAGTCGCGCTGGCGACCCACGACATGCACCAGGCCCGGCGCGTGGCCGACCGCGTCGGCCTCCTCCTGGACGACGGAATCGTCGAAATCGACGAGACCGAGACCATCTTCGAGGACCCGACCGATGACCGAACGCGACAGTTTATCCGGGGGGACCTGGTCTACTGA
- a CDS encoding TOBE domain-containing protein, which translates to MTIERGYRTELTVGEVTVDRRDVEMLEAIDAHGSMHAAADALGRSYARLQRRIVELEDELGPLTERHRGGADGGGTTITETARDLRRRFERHQTALEGVASVTESVLSGTVVEREGELATVETEIGRVVAVAPADSKTVQVSVRSDAVVLSDPDDRSKPGLTSFRNRFEGTVERVEQGTAVAQIRVDVDGEQARTEADETRLEALVTRTSVDSLGLESGRPIVASFKATAARAIPLESVDDSLVD; encoded by the coding sequence ATGACGATCGAGCGCGGGTATCGAACGGAACTCACCGTCGGCGAGGTGACGGTCGACCGCCGCGACGTCGAGATGCTCGAAGCGATCGACGCCCACGGCTCGATGCACGCGGCGGCCGACGCCCTGGGGCGGTCCTACGCCCGACTCCAGCGTCGGATCGTCGAACTCGAGGACGAACTCGGCCCACTCACCGAGCGCCACCGGGGCGGCGCCGACGGCGGGGGAACCACCATCACCGAGACCGCGCGGGACCTCCGCCGACGCTTCGAGCGCCACCAGACGGCCCTCGAGGGCGTCGCGAGCGTCACGGAGTCGGTGCTGTCGGGGACCGTCGTTGAGCGCGAGGGCGAACTCGCGACGGTCGAGACCGAAATCGGGCGAGTCGTCGCCGTCGCACCCGCCGATTCGAAGACGGTCCAGGTGAGCGTCCGGTCGGACGCGGTCGTCCTGTCCGATCCGGACGACCGATCGAAACCCGGACTGACGAGTTTTCGCAACCGGTTCGAGGGCACCGTCGAGCGCGTCGAGCAGGGAACCGCGGTCGCCCAGATTCGCGTCGACGTGGACGGAGAACAGGCGCGAACGGAGGCCGACGAAACCAGGCTCGAGGCGCTCGTCACCCGCACGAGCGTCGACTCCCTCGGTCTCGAATCGGGTCGCCCCATCGTCGCGTCGTTCAAGGCGACCGCGGCACGGGCGATTCCGCTCGAGAGTGTGGACGACTCGCTCGTGGACTGA
- a CDS encoding MBL fold metallo-hydrolase: MTVVRLPVGGGTPEGTNSAYLVDERVLVDPGPPTEAAWSDLRTGLEAELETLSNLEYVVCTHWHADHVGLAPRLAETCNATITMGERDAPLLMEYAAEREARLERDAAAMTDWGVPGDVVTAVVEGDRPSPLPDATPVESLVDGQTIAGLEVVETPGHTAGHVSLATDEALVLGDAVLPTYTPNVGGSDTQTRGTDPLGTYLETLNRLLAREGVESGAVTLRPGHGETVDPERIEAIRDHHDERTRRVETALEERTVATPWDLARDLFGDLEGIHAKFGAGEVAAHLERLERDGAVECEDGGGYALAE; this comes from the coding sequence ATGACCGTGGTTCGACTGCCAGTCGGCGGCGGGACGCCCGAGGGAACCAACAGCGCCTACCTCGTCGACGAACGGGTCCTCGTCGACCCTGGACCGCCGACCGAGGCCGCGTGGTCGGACCTCCGAACGGGACTCGAGGCCGAACTCGAGACGCTCTCGAACCTCGAGTACGTCGTCTGCACCCACTGGCACGCCGACCACGTCGGGCTGGCGCCGCGCCTCGCCGAGACGTGCAACGCAACGATCACCATGGGCGAGCGCGACGCGCCACTGCTCATGGAGTACGCCGCCGAGCGCGAGGCGCGCCTCGAGCGAGACGCCGCGGCAATGACCGACTGGGGCGTCCCCGGGGACGTCGTCACCGCAGTCGTCGAAGGGGATCGGCCGTCACCGCTCCCCGACGCGACGCCCGTCGAGTCGCTGGTCGACGGGCAGACCATCGCGGGCCTCGAGGTGGTCGAGACGCCCGGCCACACGGCGGGGCACGTCTCGCTCGCCACCGACGAGGCGCTCGTCCTCGGGGACGCCGTGTTGCCCACGTACACCCCGAATGTCGGCGGGAGCGACACGCAGACTCGCGGCACGGACCCGCTCGGTACCTACCTCGAGACGCTGAATCGACTCCTCGCCCGCGAAGGCGTCGAATCGGGGGCGGTGACGCTCCGTCCAGGTCACGGTGAAACCGTCGATCCCGAGCGGATCGAGGCGATTCGAGACCACCACGACGAGCGAACGCGACGCGTCGAGACGGCCCTCGAAGAACGCACGGTGGCGACGCCGTGGGACCTCGCCCGTGACCTGTTCGGCGACCTCGAGGGGATACACGCCAAGTTCGGAGCCGGCGAGGTCGCGGCACACCTGGAGCGACTCGAGCGGGACGGTGCCGTAGAGTGCGAAGACGGTGGCGGCTACGCGCTCGCTGAGTAA
- a CDS encoding cupin domain-containing protein: MSYRKVNYEEVEQVSDAMHLLSEPLGCRQVGVTFSRCPPNWNSKPHDHTGDDHEEVYVLVRGTAEVRVDDESVPVEEGDAVWIAPEAERQIRNGDEESAFVLISAPEFDSGQADDDDTWSLTGFQG, translated from the coding sequence ATGAGCTATCGGAAGGTCAACTACGAGGAGGTCGAGCAGGTCTCGGACGCGATGCACCTCCTGAGCGAACCGCTGGGCTGTCGGCAAGTCGGCGTCACGTTCTCCCGGTGCCCGCCGAACTGGAACAGCAAACCGCACGATCACACCGGCGACGATCACGAGGAGGTGTACGTCCTGGTTCGCGGCACCGCTGAGGTTCGCGTCGACGACGAGTCGGTCCCCGTCGAGGAGGGGGACGCGGTCTGGATCGCACCGGAGGCAGAACGGCAGATCAGAAACGGTGACGAAGAGAGCGCGTTCGTGCTGATAAGTGCCCCCGAGTTCGATTCGGGGCAAGCCGACGACGACGATACCTGGTCGCTCACGGGTTTTCAGGGTTGA